In Amphiprion ocellaris isolate individual 3 ecotype Okinawa chromosome 3, ASM2253959v1, whole genome shotgun sequence, one genomic interval encodes:
- the LOC118469403 gene encoding uncharacterized protein LOC118469403 — protein sequence MSYSALLAARQSWDSWPQVNSPCRAEQVALWLHDEGEEEDFTTEQQVVLQLLVLTQEQERKHLVRLVHRISPEDLQGPGCTEPPKEETHMEAALRNGCIKRLREIHAHLQTRSGTLSQPELQVQGEWSQPHLEDCTMLLLTHLTELQEVQASALLQALMDENAPLVQALRERYESEIQAQCFTNLLHLLTSDAPPTKLIHYPSLIENSNNEQIIAQSPFTGQVEVQNASGGSAEAQTDDSIKGASNEVQNADGTDKQDVCSGCGAIMEDLPYLEILCVSDAKSNVHEGLAAEGGAQTEEEDSAPKSPQSYEKQGSLITLAWSKPPEDDTDYEAEAADGGTGQSQDVESSLTTQVQPAQCEETVPEKDREDLKPSLLQSGSPGHCEAQTGDEQSHTVEQLTLSKRSTADRADEEEAACECDLRTQASVTEILQATERFLADSSETDPHADDLCSGESDNTVTEVEMCPTATESELWDLTGPEPDHHEDQKYSPDATVDCRKEVRESTLMDRARVTEPVSAMERERTMRNLVDMQKKVEQKQQRDRERQLLRVQERLSIVQNRKAEEDLLGLKHTDRLRHVTQDLPMEDKNQQKTVVRERLEQLRRERSYIMQSKRDRNTAGFKELLGPVALHSRETEDGED from the exons atgtCTTACAGTGCTCTTCTAGCTGCCCGGCAGTCCTGGGACTCATG GCCTCAGGTGAACAGTCCATGCAGGGCAGAGCAGGTCGCCTTGTGGCTACACGACGAAGGGGAAGAGGAGGACTTCACGACAGAACAGCAG gttgtgctgcagctgctggtgcTGACTCAGGAGCAGGAGAGGAAGCACCtggtcaggttggtacacaggaTCTCCCCAGAGGATCTGCAGGGGCCAGGCTGCACAGAGCCTCCAAAAGAGG AGACTCATATGGAGGCTGCATTAAGAAATGGCTGTATAAAACGGCTGAGGGAAATTCATGCTCACCTTCAGACACGCAGCGGCACACTATCCCAGCCTGAATTGCAGGTCCAGGGAGAATGGTCCCAACCTCACCTAGAGGATTGCACAATGCTCCTCCTGACCCATCTGACGGAGCTTCAGGAGGTCCAAGCTTCTGCTTTACTGCAAGCACTGATGGACGAG aaTGCTCCGCTTGTCCAAGCTCTGCGAGAAAGATATGAATCTGAAATCCAAGCACAATGCTTCACCAACCTGCTCCACCTCCTGACTTCAGATGCACCTCCTACTAAGCTGATTCATTATCCAAGCTTgattgaaaacagcaacaatgagCAAATCATAGCTCAGTCACCTTTCACGGGACAAGTTGAGGTCCAAAACGCCAGTGGTGGATCAGCTGAAGCTCAGACTGACGATTCAATCAAAGGAGCCAGCAATGAAGTCCAAAACGCAGATGGGACTGACAAGCAGGATGTCTGCTCAG GTTGTGGTGCGATCATGGAGGACCTGCCCTACTTGGAGATCTTGTGTGTGTCAGATGCAAAAAGTAATGTTCACGAGGGCCTCGCTGCAGAGGGGGGAGCCCAGACAGAAGAAGAGGACAGTGCACCAAAGAGTCCACAGAGCTACGAGAAGCAAGGCTCTTTGATCACTCTGGCTTGGAGCAAACCACCAGAGGATGACACAGACTATGAGGCAGAAGCTGCAGATGGAGGAACAGGACAGAGTCAGGATGTTGAGAGCAGTTTGACGACCCAAGTCCAACCGGCACAATGTGAAGAGACAGTTCcggagaaagacagagaagatCTGAAACCCTCTCTGTTACAGTCTGGTTCTCCAGGTCACTGTGAAGCACAGACTGGAGATGAGCAAAGCCACACAGTAGAACAG CTAACCTTGAGTAAGAGATCAACAGCTGACCGAGCAGACGAGGAAGAAGCTGCATGTGAATGTGACCTGCGAACACAAGCTTCGGTCACAGAGATTCTGCAGGCCACAGAACGGTTTTTGGCTGATTCCTCTGAAACTGACCCACATGCTGATGACCTCTGCTCTGGAGAGTCCGATAACACAGTGACTGAGGTGGAAATGTGTCCTACCGCAACAGAGTCTGAGCTGTGGGATCTGACAGGGCCTGAACCTGATCACCATGAAGACCAGAAATATTCTCCAGATGCAACA GTAGACTGTAGGAAGGAAGTGAGAGAATCCACTTTAATGGACAGAGCACGAGTGACAGAACCAGTGTCTgcaatggagagagagaggacgaTGCGTAATCTGGTGGACATGCAAAAAAAGGTtgaacagaaacagcagagagacagagagagacaactgcTGAGG gttcAAGAGCGTCTGTCGATCGTCCAGAACAGAAAGGCAGAGGAAGACCTGCTCGGCCTGAAACACACCGACAGATTAAGACACGTCACGCAAGATCTACCGATG GAAGACAAGAACCAGCAGAAGACTGTTGTCAGAGAGCGACTGGAGCAGCTCAGAAGAGAGCGCTCTTATATCATGCAGTCAAAAAGAGACAG GAATACTGCAGGATTTAAGGAACTCCTTGGTCCAGTTGCCCTCCATAGCAGAGAAACAGAGGATGGAGAAGACTGA
- the dnaja2b gene encoding dnaJ homolog subfamily A member 2b, with product MANVVDTKLYDILGVSPSASENELKKAYRKLAKEYHPDKNPDAGDKFKEISFAYEVLTNPEKKELYDRYGEQGLREGGGGGPGMDDIFSHIFGGGLFGFMGGQGRGRNGGRRRGDDMVHPLKVSLEDLYNGKTTKLQLSKNVLCGACNGQGGKAGAVQKCVACRGRGMRIMIRQLAPGMVQQMQSVCTDCNGEGEVINEKDRCRKCEGHKVCKETKLLEVHVDKGMRHGQKITFSGEADQAPGIEPGDIVLVLQEKEHEEFRRDGSDLHMVQRIGLVEALCGFQMTVTHLDGRQLLVKYPPGKVIEPGCIRMVKGEGMPQYRNPFEKGDLYVKFDVQFPENNWISPEKLNELECLLPARAENPVIAADAEEVDLTDFDRSQGSGGGARREAYNDSSDEEGGHHGPGVQCAHQ from the exons ATGGCGAACGTTGTGGATACTAAGCTATACGACATCCTCGGAGTTTCACCGTCCGCCTctgaaaatgagctgaaaaag GCCTACCGCAAATTGGCCAAAGAATACCATCCTGACAAGAACCCTGATGCAGGAGACAAG tTTAAAGAGATAAGCTTTGCCTATGAGGTTTTGACAAACCCAGAGAAGAAGGAGCTTTATGATCGCTATGGAGAACAAGGGCTACGGGAGGGAGGAGGCGGAGGGCCTGGCATGGATGATATCTTCTCTCACATTTTTGGTGGAGGACTGTTTGGGTTCATGGGTGGACAAGGCAGAGGACGaaatggagggaggaggagaggagatgatATGGTGCACCCTCTGAA AGTTTCTCTTGAAGACCTGTACAATGGCAAAACcacaaaactgcagctcagtaaGAATGTGCTCTGTGGCGCCTGTAATGG TCAAGGGGGTAAGGCAGGAGCAGTGCAGAAGTGTGTGGCATGCAGAGGACGGGGTATGAGAATCATGATTAGACAGCTGGCCCCGGGGATGGTTCAACAAATGCAGTCAGTCTGCACAGACTGCAATGGAGAAG GTGAGGTGATCAATGAGAAGGACCGCTGCAGAAAGTGTGAGGGTCATAAGGTGTGCAAGGAGACCAAGCTTCTGGAGGTGCATGTAGACAAAGGCATGAGACATGGACAGAAGATCACATTCTCAGGGGAAGCTGACCAAGCACCAGGCATTGAACCAGGAGATATCGTTCTGGTGCTACAAGAAAAAGAACATGAG GAATTTCGCCGTGATGGCAGTGACCTTCACATGGTCCAGCGTATTGGCCTGGTTGAAGCTCTGTGTGGCTTCCAGATGACCGTCACACACCTGGATGGACGTCAGCTGCTTGTCAAATACCCACCTGGCAAGGTCATCGAGCCAG GCTGCATTCGAATGGTGAAAGGAGAGGGAATGCCTCAGTACAGAAATCCATTTGAGAAGGGAGACCTTTACGTCAAATTTGACGTCCAGTTCCCCGAAAACAACTGGATTAGTCCTGAAAAACTGAAT GAACTCGAGTGCTTGCTGCCTGCTCGTGCTGAAAATCCTGTAATCGCAGCAGATGCGGAGGAAGTTGACCTGACAGATTTTGACAGGAGTCAAGGTTCAGGAGGTGGAGCCAGAAGAGAGGCCTACAATGATAGTTCTGATGAGGAAGGGGGCCATCATGGTCCAGGGGTGCAATGCGCACACCAATAG